The Mesorhizobium sp. M1D.F.Ca.ET.043.01.1.1 genome contains a region encoding:
- the flbT gene encoding flagellar biosynthesis repressor FlbT produces the protein MTNTLKISLKPNEKIYINGAVIRVDRKVTIELMNDVQFLLESHVIQAEQASTPLRQLYFIVQIMLVNPSGASEARDMFRRSLPMLIASFDNQEICSALKQIDRMVGEDHIYEALKAIRALYPLERQALGGNDDIPEAPPALAMGA, from the coding sequence ATGACCAACACGCTGAAGATCTCGCTGAAGCCTAACGAGAAGATCTATATCAACGGCGCCGTCATTCGCGTCGACCGCAAGGTCACGATCGAGCTGATGAACGACGTCCAGTTCCTGCTCGAGAGCCACGTCATCCAGGCCGAGCAGGCCTCGACGCCGCTCAGGCAGCTCTACTTCATCGTGCAGATCATGCTGGTGAACCCGTCGGGCGCCTCCGAGGCGCGCGACATGTTCCGCCGCTCGCTGCCGATGCTGATTGCCAGCTTCGACAACCAGGAGATCTGCAGCGCGCTGAAGCAGATCGACCGCATGGTCGGCGAGGATCACATCTACGAGGCGCTGAAGGCGATCCGCGCGCTCTACCCGCTCGAGCGCCAGGCGCTGGGCGGCAATGACGACATTCCGGAAGCGCCGCCCGCGCTGGCTATGGGAGCATAA
- the flaF gene encoding flagellar biosynthesis regulator FlaF — MYQFSYADIQTDSVADAKDRERQLLTRSIDMLSAAAAVGPESMEAVEALHFTSRIWTTFVEDLGSSDNALPKELRANLISIGLWLLRETEDIRQGRTNNFEGLIEVSQIIRDGIQ; from the coding sequence ATGTATCAATTCTCCTACGCCGACATCCAGACCGACTCCGTTGCCGACGCCAAGGATCGGGAGCGGCAGTTGCTGACCCGCTCGATCGACATGTTGTCCGCGGCAGCCGCCGTCGGGCCGGAGTCGATGGAGGCGGTCGAGGCGCTGCACTTCACCAGCCGCATCTGGACCACCTTCGTCGAGGATCTCGGCTCCAGCGACAATGCGCTGCCCAAGGAGCTGCGCGCCAATCTAATCTCGATCGGCCTGTGGCTGCTGCGCGAAACGGAGGACATCCGGCAGGGCCGCACCAACAATTTCGAAGGATTGATCGAGGTCTCCCAGATCATCCGAGATGGCATCCAATGA